A section of the Pseudomonadota bacterium genome encodes:
- the secF gene encoding protein translocase subunit SecF produces MALKIIPSDTKINFIKSKILAFAFSAFLLCATIFLLATKGLNFGIDFTGGILIDAKFEQPVELSKMRDLLKGADIGDVSLQTFGEPNNILIRVGENSDIESDKIVIIDNIKEILASNFSGNIEYRNTEYVGPKVGGELIRSGALSLVLAFAAMMVYIWLRFEWQYGVGGIIALIHDAVITLGFFSLTQLEFNLSSIAAILTIIGYSINDSVVVFDRIRENLRKYKKMPMHELINVSVNNNLTRTMLTSLTTVVALLALVLMGGEVIKSFSLAALFGVIIGTYSSIYIASPVLIYMKLRPDTN; encoded by the coding sequence ATGGCATTAAAAATTATTCCTTCCGACACAAAGATAAATTTTATTAAAAGTAAAATTTTAGCATTCGCTTTTTCGGCATTTTTGCTATGCGCTACAATTTTTCTACTTGCGACCAAGGGGCTTAATTTCGGTATAGATTTTACAGGCGGCATATTGATAGACGCAAAATTCGAACAGCCTGTAGAACTGAGCAAGATGCGTGACCTTTTAAAAGGTGCGGATATAGGTGATGTTTCCTTACAGACTTTCGGCGAGCCTAATAACATACTTATCCGCGTCGGTGAAAATTCGGATATTGAGTCCGACAAGATAGTAATTATCGACAATATAAAGGAAATACTGGCATCTAATTTCAGCGGAAATATCGAGTACCGTAATACTGAATACGTAGGACCTAAAGTTGGCGGCGAGCTTATAAGATCAGGAGCATTATCGCTTGTTTTAGCGTTCGCTGCGATGATGGTATATATATGGCTTCGTTTTGAGTGGCAATATGGTGTCGGAGGCATTATAGCCTTAATACATGATGCCGTAATTACGCTTGGTTTTTTCAGCCTTACACAGCTTGAGTTTAACTTATCCTCAATCGCAGCTATACTTACGATTATCGGCTACTCAATAAACGATTCGGTGGTAGTATTCGACCGTATCCGTGAGAACTTACGCAAATATAAAAAGATGCCTATGCATGAGCTTATTAATGTCAGCGTCAATAATAACCTGACTCGTACCATGCTTACCTCCCTTACTACGGTTGTAGCACTTTTAGCATTGGTTTTAATGGGTGGTGAGGTTATAAAGAGCTTTTCTTTAGCGGCTCTTTTCGGCGTTATCATAGGTACGTACTCGTCTATTTATATTGCATCTCCTGTACTTATCTACATGAAGCTAAGACCGGATACAAATTAA
- a CDS encoding response regulator encodes MVLICADIEVSMPLFMVLDDNEIAREVASKVLSQLHVHPVEMGDSELALEYCKKTQPDLIILDIMMPKMDGIEFLREFRNIQGDKRTYVIACSARNDEATVHKMTKLGINDYILKPFSPEMLETKLIKSGLLD; translated from the coding sequence GTGGTATTGATATGTGCTGATATTGAGGTTAGTATGCCTTTATTTATGGTTTTAGATGATAATGAAATAGCCCGTGAGGTAGCGTCCAAGGTTCTTTCCCAACTACATGTCCACCCCGTTGAAATGGGTGACAGCGAATTAGCATTAGAATACTGCAAGAAAACGCAACCCGACCTGATAATACTTGACATTATGATGCCTAAAATGGACGGTATAGAGTTTTTACGTGAGTTCCGTAATATTCAGGGGGACAAACGGACATATGTTATTGCCTGTTCTGCACGGAACGATGAGGCCACGGTTCATAAAATGACCAAACTTGGCATAAATGATTATATCCTAAAGCCGTTCTCTCCTGAAATGCTTGAAACAAAACTGATAAAATCCGGTCTTCTTGACTAA
- a CDS encoding 3-deoxy-D-manno-octulosonic acid transferase, whose amino-acid sequence MEKFPNPSNDNTFNEAKNNYMLLKLYKFLTFIGSPLIDLYLFKRKKTGKEDSKRFPERLGYPAFPRPEGTLVWVHAASVGEALSVLPIIKKLSDSNEDTNFLLTTGTTTSAKLIESRLPDKAFHQFVPVDMPLAVRRFLKHWKPDLALWVESELWPNLVTQTGKKCKMILVNGRISDNSYRKWLRYKSLGQQILRCFTLTLPQSKLDAERFEALGAGNVKYFGNIKFDAPALPSDSQKMGELVSQVGERPVWLASSTHENEEVIIANIHKELKEENPNLLTIIAPRHPKRMAEIVKDIKETGLNIAVRSKEEPIEEETDIYIADTLGELGIFYRLVSIVFIGGSLVDKGGQNPLEAARLDCTIIYGPYMDNFKEIKHELEEAEAVICVNNKSDLKNTIEELIKDHERQDELAKSARKLVDEKAGVLDSYVKEINTYLEQITGKKDKAA is encoded by the coding sequence ATGGAAAAATTTCCGAATCCGTCGAATGATAATACTTTTAACGAAGCGAAAAATAATTATATGTTGTTAAAACTATATAAATTCCTGACCTTTATAGGCTCACCGCTGATAGACCTGTATCTTTTTAAGAGAAAAAAAACAGGTAAGGAAGACAGCAAACGTTTTCCTGAAAGATTGGGTTATCCTGCCTTTCCAAGACCGGAAGGTACGTTGGTGTGGGTGCATGCCGCAAGTGTGGGCGAGGCTTTATCGGTGTTGCCTATCATAAAGAAATTATCCGATTCCAATGAAGATACAAATTTCCTGCTTACAACGGGAACCACAACCTCTGCCAAATTAATTGAAAGCAGATTGCCCGATAAAGCGTTCCATCAGTTCGTGCCTGTCGATATGCCGCTTGCGGTAAGGCGTTTTTTAAAACACTGGAAACCCGACCTTGCCCTATGGGTGGAGTCGGAGCTTTGGCCGAACCTTGTTACCCAGACAGGAAAAAAATGTAAGATGATATTGGTAAACGGACGTATTTCCGATAATTCATACAGGAAATGGTTACGTTATAAATCGCTTGGTCAGCAAATATTAAGGTGTTTTACCCTTACATTGCCGCAAAGCAAACTTGATGCAGAGCGTTTTGAAGCACTTGGTGCGGGTAATGTTAAGTATTTCGGTAATATTAAATTCGATGCACCGGCATTGCCATCTGATTCGCAAAAAATGGGAGAGTTGGTAAGTCAGGTAGGGGAGCGTCCCGTATGGCTGGCTTCCAGTACCCATGAAAATGAAGAAGTAATAATAGCTAATATCCATAAAGAACTAAAAGAAGAAAACCCTAACCTGCTTACTATTATAGCTCCTCGCCACCCTAAACGTATGGCGGAGATAGTAAAGGATATAAAAGAAACAGGGCTTAATATTGCAGTGCGTTCAAAAGAAGAGCCTATAGAAGAAGAAACAGATATATATATAGCCGACACATTAGGGGAGCTGGGTATTTTTTATCGTTTGGTATCTATTGTTTTTATCGGAGGCTCATTGGTGGATAAGGGAGGACAGAACCCTCTGGAAGCGGCAAGGCTTGACTGTACTATTATTTACGGCCCTTACATGGATAATTTTAAAGAAATAAAGCATGAGTTGGAAGAAGCGGAAGCCGTTATTTGCGTTAATAATAAGTCCGACCTGAAAAACACAATAGAAGAACTCATAAAAGATCACGAAAGGCAGGACGAACTTGCTAAATCCGCCCGTAAACTTGTCGATGAAAAAGCCGGTGTACTGGATTCCTACGTAAAGGAAATAAATACATATCTTGAGCAAATTACAGGGAAAAAAGACAAAGCCGCCTAA
- a CDS encoding ABC transporter ATP-binding protein, whose product MTNEIIVSENYNNSSYLIKRLFFHHMRPYLGIVGIAVVCMILVATTTAGTAYIMEPIMDDIFLKKDETMLKVISLSVLLIFLVKGVAMFGQNYLMQCLGQRIITDMQMALFRHLLCLDLSQVTVESSGKIISRFTNDINILRQSVVIILTGMARETLTLVMLVGLMFYQNASLALIAFFAFPVAVYPVIRLGRRMRKISNNTQEEMGEFTHRLDETFRSAKVIKAYQQEEYEISRATDAVERIYALYKKAARNQSAASPIVETIGGFAIAAVIFYGGMQAIESDATSGNFMSFITAALLTYRPAKVLSKMNTTLQDGLAAARRLFILLDTEPQIKNSPNAKTLKIVKQGASVGFKDVKFSYTEEKPALKGVSIEANAGETIALVGPSGGGKSTIMNLILRFYDVSEGVITINGSDIKDFTISSLRDNISYVSQEISLFDDSVAANIAYGNPTVSMKKIEEVAKAAAAHDFISKLPDGYHTLIGQDGTRLSGGQRQRISIARAMLKGSPILLLDEATSALDKISENKIQAALEKLMKGKTTIVIAHRLSTIENADKIYVIKQGEVVEEGKHSTLIRKEGEYKKLYKGIEKDNETGKKNPKK is encoded by the coding sequence ATGACTAACGAAATTATAGTATCTGAAAATTATAATAACAGCTCATATCTTATAAAGAGGCTGTTTTTCCATCATATGCGTCCATATCTTGGTATAGTGGGCATTGCGGTGGTATGTATGATATTGGTTGCGACCACTACCGCCGGAACCGCATATATCATGGAACCTATAATGGACGATATCTTTTTAAAAAAAGATGAAACAATGTTAAAGGTAATTTCGTTATCCGTATTGCTCATCTTCTTAGTAAAAGGTGTTGCCATGTTCGGGCAGAATTATCTGATGCAATGCCTTGGACAGCGGATTATTACCGATATGCAGATGGCATTATTCAGGCATCTTTTGTGCCTTGACCTTTCGCAGGTAACCGTAGAATCGTCCGGTAAGATAATCTCACGTTTTACCAATGATATAAATATATTAAGGCAAAGCGTGGTTATAATCCTGACCGGAATGGCAAGGGAAACATTAACGCTTGTAATGCTTGTGGGGCTTATGTTCTATCAAAATGCCAGTCTGGCGTTAATAGCGTTCTTCGCTTTTCCGGTTGCCGTATATCCTGTTATCAGGCTTGGAAGGAGAATGAGAAAAATATCAAATAATACTCAGGAAGAAATGGGAGAGTTTACGCACAGGCTTGATGAAACATTCCGCAGTGCAAAAGTAATTAAAGCTTATCAGCAGGAAGAATACGAGATATCAAGGGCAACAGATGCGGTAGAAAGAATATATGCCCTATATAAAAAGGCCGCCAGAAACCAGTCTGCCGCATCACCTATTGTTGAAACAATCGGTGGTTTTGCCATAGCTGCCGTTATATTTTATGGTGGAATGCAGGCAATTGAAAGTGACGCTACTTCAGGCAACTTTATGTCGTTCATTACAGCCGCATTATTGACCTACAGACCTGCCAAAGTGCTTTCTAAAATGAACACCACTTTACAGGACGGGCTTGCCGCTGCAAGGAGGTTGTTCATACTGCTTGATACCGAGCCTCAAATAAAAAATTCTCCTAACGCCAAAACCCTTAAGATAGTAAAACAAGGTGCATCTGTCGGCTTTAAGGACGTAAAGTTCAGCTATACGGAAGAAAAGCCTGCCTTAAAAGGTGTATCAATAGAGGCGAATGCAGGTGAAACTATAGCTCTTGTCGGCCCTTCCGGAGGAGGAAAGTCCACTATAATGAACCTGATATTGCGTTTCTATGACGTAAGTGAGGGAGTAATTACGATAAATGGCAGTGATATAAAGGATTTTACCATCTCCAGCCTGCGTGACAATATCTCGTATGTCAGTCAGGAAATATCATTGTTCGATGATTCGGTAGCGGCAAATATAGCATATGGCAACCCTACGGTTTCTATGAAAAAAATCGAGGAGGTGGCAAAAGCTGCCGCCGCACATGACTTTATCTCCAAACTGCCGGATGGTTACCATACCCTTATAGGGCAGGACGGTACAAGGCTTTCAGGCGGTCAGAGGCAAAGAATATCTATTGCAAGGGCAATGCTAAAAGGTTCGCCGATATTGCTGCTTGATGAGGCAACATCCGCTTTGGATAAAATCTCCGAAAACAAAATTCAGGCAGCCCTTGAAAAATTAATGAAAGGAAAAACTACTATAGTTATTGCACACCGCCTAAGTACCATAGAAAATGCCGATAAAATATATGTGATAAAACAGGGAGAGGTGGTAGAAGAGGGCAAACACAGCACACTCATAAGAAAAGAAGGTGAGTATAAAAAATTATATAAGGGTATAGAAAAAGACAATGAGACCGGGAAAAAAAATCCTAAAAAGTAA
- a CDS encoding homoserine O-acetyltransferase: MSKKVKEIFGPEYKEFEIGDIIYLAEEEPLMLDCGKEISNFPIAYQTAGKLNKNKSNAILLCHGLTGDQYFMRTHPVTGKPGWWEEIVGKGKLIDTDKYFVICANVLGGCMGSYGPKHINPETNKPYGLDFPIITIGDMVRSQKLLIEHLGIKKLAAVIGGSMGGMLALEWAVSHGKMVYSAAIIASASRHTAQNIAFHEIGRQTIMADPNWCEGKYIEEKKYPVAGLSVARMTAHVTYLSEHGLQRKFDRGLQDREAVTYGFDADFQVESYLRYQGRSFVDRFDPNSYLYITRAMDYFDLVDANGGNLSKAFKNVDTKFCIISFSSDWLFPTSEAKNIVHALSAAAAKVSFVEVETDKGHDAFLLDEPEFFETLGGFVNGITEELGI; the protein is encoded by the coding sequence ATGTCAAAGAAAGTTAAAGAGATATTCGGACCCGAATATAAAGAGTTTGAAATCGGCGATATAATCTATCTTGCCGAAGAAGAACCGCTTATGCTTGATTGCGGGAAAGAAATATCAAATTTCCCCATAGCCTACCAGACGGCAGGAAAGCTGAATAAAAATAAATCCAACGCCATATTGCTTTGTCACGGTCTTACCGGCGACCAGTATTTTATGAGAACTCACCCCGTTACAGGTAAACCCGGTTGGTGGGAGGAGATAGTCGGTAAAGGTAAACTGATAGATACCGATAAATATTTCGTTATATGTGCCAATGTGCTAGGCGGTTGTATGGGTTCTTACGGTCCTAAGCATATTAACCCCGAAACAAATAAGCCTTACGGGCTTGATTTCCCCATAATCACTATCGGGGATATGGTGCGTTCGCAAAAGCTATTGATAGAGCATTTGGGTATAAAAAAGTTGGCTGCGGTAATAGGCGGCTCAATGGGGGGTATGTTGGCACTTGAGTGGGCGGTAAGCCACGGTAAAATGGTATATTCCGCTGCCATAATAGCCTCAGCCTCACGTCATACGGCACAGAATATCGCATTCCATGAAATCGGTCGCCAGACTATAATGGCTGACCCCAACTGGTGCGAAGGTAAATATATTGAGGAGAAGAAATATCCGGTAGCAGGTCTGTCCGTTGCGCGTATGACGGCACATGTAACATATCTTTCCGAACACGGGCTGCAACGCAAATTCGATAGGGGGCTACAGGACAGGGAAGCCGTAACCTACGGGTTTGATGCGGACTTTCAGGTTGAAAGCTACCTTCGTTATCAAGGGCGGTCGTTTGTTGACAGGTTTGACCCTAATTCATATCTGTATATTACAAGGGCTATGGATTATTTTGATTTGGTAGATGCAAATGGCGGTAATCTGTCAAAAGCTTTTAAAAACGTAGATACTAAGTTCTGCATAATTTCCTTTTCAAGTGACTGGTTGTTCCCGACTTCGGAAGCTAAGAATATCGTACATGCATTAAGTGCCGCTGCGGCAAAGGTCAGCTTCGTGGAGGTGGAAACCGATAAAGGGCATGATGCCTTCTTACTTGATGAGCCTGAGTTCTTTGAGACATTAGGCGGTTTTGTAAACGGAATTACCGAGGAGCTAGGAATTTAG
- a CDS encoding sulfatase-like hydrolase/transferase: MSSVMHETFLINNYNTMIAEDKVLLHTLLYGLESFQRAFIILFVLTIHRYVFALFVPFLFVCSASASYFIYYFKIQITPYIMAAFFEATNNEIASFMNLQLILWCAFALILSLVFVWIFVKYDKKDTNRKRNNIFVFFTGIFALCVIVLPGHAKNTQYMPFDFLKSTYKYTVNKYIKVLRDDISKIPATVNEEDLVVVLIIGESTRGDHFSLNGYERETNPNLKQIDHLINFTNAGSCHNLTGVSVPCMLTRAIKSNKDPIYEETSAISVFRKLGFKTFWIDNQGLRNTIVLSSISDLIQEAEVAISSNRISEGLDKSEKLYGDEKLLPILDGILAQQGKDKNNTLVILHTMGNHWQYDHTYNPKYKVWSPICRPSKENYDPDREVKCDTSVLLNSCIAANNMALCSKDELINSYDNSILQTDAFVSEVIKRLEDKKAFVVYSSDHGESLGEDGFYLHGQGSDHFFRPEQFHIPMLIWASEEYRKNNPEKYENIKATADKRVEHDVLFHTLLGCSNIETELINNELNLCSSEADLPNK; the protein is encoded by the coding sequence ATGTCGTCTGTTATGCACGAAACCTTCCTGATAAATAACTATAACACTATGATAGCAGAGGACAAGGTGCTTCTTCATACACTCCTGTATGGACTTGAATCTTTTCAAAGGGCGTTTATCATACTGTTCGTTCTTACGATACATAGATATGTATTTGCTTTGTTCGTACCTTTTTTATTTGTATGCAGTGCATCTGCATCATATTTCATTTATTATTTCAAGATACAGATAACTCCGTATATTATGGCTGCTTTTTTTGAGGCTACAAATAATGAGATAGCTTCTTTCATGAATTTACAATTAATTTTATGGTGTGCTTTTGCTCTGATATTATCTCTTGTATTTGTATGGATATTCGTTAAATATGATAAGAAAGATACTAATAGGAAAAGAAACAATATATTTGTTTTTTTTACAGGCATCTTTGCCCTATGTGTTATAGTATTGCCCGGACACGCAAAAAATACTCAGTATATGCCGTTCGATTTTTTAAAAAGTACATATAAATACACCGTCAACAAATATATAAAGGTATTACGCGATGATATTTCTAAGATACCTGCTACCGTAAATGAAGAAGATCTGGTTGTTGTACTAATTATCGGGGAGTCTACCAGAGGTGACCATTTCTCTCTTAACGGTTATGAACGCGAAACAAATCCTAATCTCAAACAAATAGATCATCTTATTAACTTCACTAATGCCGGATCTTGCCACAACCTTACCGGTGTTTCGGTACCTTGTATGCTTACAAGGGCTATAAAAAGCAACAAGGATCCTATATATGAAGAAACTTCTGCAATAAGTGTTTTCAGGAAGCTCGGCTTCAAGACTTTCTGGATAGATAATCAGGGCTTAAGGAATACTATAGTTCTTTCATCTATATCCGACCTTATACAGGAGGCTGAAGTAGCGATTTCTTCTAACCGCATATCCGAGGGGCTGGATAAATCGGAGAAATTATACGGTGACGAAAAGTTGCTTCCTATATTAGACGGTATACTTGCCCAACAGGGCAAAGATAAAAATAACACACTGGTTATTTTACATACTATGGGTAATCACTGGCAGTATGACCACACATATAATCCCAAATATAAAGTATGGAGTCCTATATGTAGACCTTCTAAAGAAAATTATGACCCCGACAGAGAAGTAAAGTGCGATACGAGTGTTCTGCTTAATTCATGTATAGCAGCTAATAACATGGCACTATGCAGTAAAGATGAGTTGATAAACTCATATGATAACAGTATCTTACAAACAGATGCATTTGTCAGTGAGGTTATTAAAAGGCTAGAGGACAAAAAAGCTTTCGTAGTATATAGCTCGGATCACGGCGAGTCACTTGGCGAGGACGGTTTTTACCTACATGGTCAGGGCAGTGACCATTTTTTCAGACCTGAACAGTTCCACATACCTATGTTAATATGGGCTTCTGAAGAATATAGGAAAAATAATCCGGAAAAGTACGAGAACATAAAAGCTACCGCTGATAAACGGGTTGAGCATGACGTTCTTTTCCATACTTTGCTCGGATGCAGTAATATTGAAACCGAGCTGATAAATAACGAGTTGAACCTTTGCAGTAGTGAGGCTGACTTGCCTAACAAGTAA
- a CDS encoding bifunctional riboflavin kinase/FAD synthetase, with product MLIINDYNKRPDAANRSVIALGNFDGVHKGHAKLIHTTVNIAVENKVPSAVMTFEPHPINVFKPEIKNYRLTDKEQKAYLLERLGIDYLYAVNFNKEFAAITAEDFIEKILLEKLQASHIVTGYDFIFGYNKGGDADMLELYSKTHGFGYTKVEAVGDEQRFSSTRVRNALKHGDLKEASSILGRNYKLSGIIVKGENRGKSIGFPTINVDMGEYLRPKRGVYAVRVTIGGKNEILRGVANLGIKPTFSGSEEVLEVHIFDFNRDVYGKTAEIEFLSYIREERKFQDVSELVVQIKQDCIAAKK from the coding sequence ATGCTGATTATTAACGATTATAATAAAAGACCTGATGCCGCAAACAGAAGTGTTATAGCCCTCGGTAATTTTGACGGGGTACATAAGGGACATGCAAAACTAATACACACGACAGTAAATATAGCCGTGGAAAATAAAGTGCCGTCGGCAGTTATGACCTTTGAACCTCACCCAATAAATGTTTTTAAGCCTGAAATAAAGAATTACCGCCTTACCGACAAAGAGCAAAAAGCATATTTACTAGAAAGGTTAGGGATTGATTATCTTTATGCTGTAAATTTTAATAAGGAGTTTGCGGCAATAACGGCAGAAGATTTCATTGAGAAGATACTGCTGGAAAAATTACAAGCTTCTCACATCGTAACCGGTTATGATTTCATATTCGGTTATAATAAGGGCGGTGATGCCGATATGCTGGAACTATACTCAAAAACGCATGGTTTTGGGTATACCAAAGTAGAAGCAGTGGGCGATGAGCAACGTTTTTCATCGACACGTGTAAGGAATGCATTAAAACATGGTGATTTAAAGGAAGCAAGCTCTATTCTTGGCAGAAATTACAAACTATCCGGCATTATTGTAAAGGGTGAAAACAGGGGGAAATCCATTGGCTTTCCTACCATAAATGTAGATATGGGTGAATATTTGCGTCCTAAAAGGGGCGTATATGCCGTCAGGGTGACAATCGGGGGCAAGAACGAGATATTGAGGGGTGTTGCCAATTTGGGCATAAAACCTACCTTCAGCGGCTCTGAAGAGGTATTAGAGGTACATATATTTGATTTTAACCGTGATGTATATGGAAAAACGGCAGAAATAGAGTTTCTATCATATATTCGTGAGGAACGGAAATTCCAAGACGTAAGTGAACTGGTAGTTCAGATAAAACAGGATTGTATAGCTGCAAAAAAGTAA
- the metW gene encoding methionine biosynthesis protein MetW — protein MEHKNLRPDLQHIADQIEKNSHIMEIGCGDGLLLEHLAKHKNVDGRGIELSQKGVSRCVKNGLSVIQGDADEDLQYYPDLCFDYAVSSQVIQATKNPKEVLQEMMRISNKCIISIPNFGYWYNRYYLTLKGRMPVSKTLSYQWYDTPNIHFSTIKDFEILCKELGYKIEKKIYLQPSGEVASSMLAKAFPNFFSEKCVFVIA, from the coding sequence ATGGAACATAAAAATTTAAGACCCGACCTACAACATATCGCCGACCAGATAGAAAAAAACAGCCATATTATGGAAATAGGCTGTGGTGACGGGTTGTTGCTTGAGCATTTAGCCAAGCATAAAAATGTTGACGGCAGGGGGATCGAACTATCGCAAAAAGGCGTAAGCAGATGCGTAAAGAACGGCTTGTCGGTTATTCAGGGTGATGCCGATGAGGATTTGCAGTATTATCCCGACCTGTGCTTTGATTATGCGGTTTCCAGTCAGGTTATACAGGCTACCAAAAACCCTAAGGAAGTATTGCAGGAAATGATGAGGATATCTAACAAATGCATAATATCTATTCCTAATTTCGGATATTGGTATAACAGATATTACCTTACGCTAAAAGGTCGTATGCCTGTTTCAAAAACTCTCAGCTATCAATGGTATGATACGCCCAATATCCACTTTAGCACAATAAAGGATTTCGAGATTTTGTGTAAGGAGTTAGGATATAAGATAGAGAAAAAAATATATCTACAACCCTCAGGAGAAGTGGCAAGCTCAATGTTAGCAAAGGCATTTCCTAATTTTTTCAGCGAGAAATGTGTTTTTGTGATTGCGTAG
- a CDS encoding lysophospholipid acyltransferase family protein has protein sequence MRPGKKILKSKAFHVFICWLAHKYIWFVYLTSRWEVRGAEHRIKLEEQKQQCIFAFWHGRLLMIPPFAPKVAKIHVLISNHNDGELIARTMTHFGFGLVRGSTGKEGLTALRNILKIFKKGENLAITPDGPKGPRMRVSGTVIDIAKMSGLPIIPLTFCASKCKVLRSWDRFIAAKPFSKGCFIYGEPLYVKKDANEEELKKAGIELENRLNKITEEADMAVGIEPVLPCEDVKEKR, from the coding sequence ATGAGACCGGGAAAAAAAATCCTAAAAAGTAAGGCGTTCCATGTTTTTATCTGTTGGTTAGCCCATAAATATATATGGTTTGTTTACCTTACGAGTCGTTGGGAAGTAAGAGGGGCGGAACACAGGATAAAACTGGAAGAACAAAAGCAGCAATGTATATTTGCTTTCTGGCACGGAAGGTTACTGATGATACCGCCTTTTGCCCCTAAAGTGGCAAAGATACACGTGCTTATCTCAAACCATAATGACGGCGAACTTATTGCACGTACCATGACACATTTCGGTTTCGGATTGGTAAGGGGTTCTACAGGAAAAGAAGGGCTGACAGCCCTGCGCAATATACTAAAAATATTCAAGAAAGGTGAAAATCTGGCAATAACCCCCGATGGTCCTAAAGGTCCTCGCATGAGAGTTTCAGGAACTGTCATAGATATAGCTAAAATGTCGGGACTGCCTATCATTCCGCTAACCTTTTGTGCAAGTAAATGCAAGGTGCTGAGAAGCTGGGACAGATTTATTGCAGCAAAACCGTTTTCAAAGGGTTGTTTTATATATGGTGAACCTTTATACGTTAAAAAAGACGCAAATGAGGAAGAATTGAAAAAAGCTGGTATTGAGCTTGAAAATAGGTTAAATAAAATTACTGAAGAAGCGGATATGGCTGTAGGTATTGAACCTGTTCTTCCTTGTGAAGATGTAAAGGAGAAGCGATAA
- a CDS encoding chorismate mutase, translating to MSAQKEDLSQFRKQIDKIDDKIISLLQERMEIVKQVGKYKSQNSPTQNFIRAGREASMLRDLTKKANSSFPPAAIATIWRMIISTSLCTEQEMSISAYADSDHNDCYWHAREYYGTFVRTTCEKSTQQVIDNVASGNSSIGMLPLLDTSEKPWWDRPQDEKNNIYIFARIPFIESSDDRSKPSLAIANVMPEKTDDDVSIISFCGSCDNGVIIDIFKGFDLNATILARKNDARLIQVDKFLEVGSSVLKDINLSFNKGDNRSYIRLMGSYAVPIRL from the coding sequence ATGTCAGCACAAAAAGAAGATTTATCGCAATTTCGTAAACAAATTGATAAAATTGATGATAAAATCATATCTCTTTTGCAAGAAAGAATGGAGATAGTAAAGCAGGTCGGCAAGTATAAATCCCAGAACAGCCCTACGCAAAATTTCATAAGGGCAGGACGTGAAGCTTCAATGCTTCGTGATTTGACAAAAAAAGCAAATAGCAGCTTTCCTCCCGCTGCGATAGCCACTATCTGGCGTATGATAATCTCCACATCATTATGCACCGAGCAGGAAATGTCCATAAGTGCTTATGCCGATTCCGACCATAATGACTGCTATTGGCACGCAAGGGAGTATTACGGAACATTCGTCAGGACAACATGCGAGAAATCCACACAGCAAGTTATAGATAACGTAGCATCGGGCAATTCTTCCATAGGTATGCTGCCTTTGCTCGATACATCTGAAAAACCATGGTGGGACAGACCGCAAGACGAGAAAAATAATATATATATATTTGCACGTATTCCTTTTATAGAAAGCAGTGATGACAGGTCAAAACCAAGTTTGGCAATTGCTAATGTTATGCCTGAAAAGACCGATGACGACGTTTCGATAATATCATTTTGCGGCTCATGTGATAACGGGGTTATTATTGATATTTTCAAAGGCTTTGACCTGAACGCTACTATTCTCGCAAGAAAAAACGATGCACGCCTTATACAGGTAGATAAGTTCTTAGAGGTCGGTAGCTCGGTATTAAAAGACATTAATTTGTCGTTCAACAAAGGCGATAACCGTTCATATATAAGGCTTATGGGTTCTTATGCGGTTCCTATAAGGCTATAG